The following coding sequences lie in one Crassostrea angulata isolate pt1a10 chromosome 10, ASM2561291v2, whole genome shotgun sequence genomic window:
- the LOC128164995 gene encoding uncharacterized protein LOC128164995, whose protein sequence is MFVPRAHIHLNNPNSSGRSWFSRRPSRKNVVQRKLKWYECVRMPCLWPTLIGTTVGVLILISGTLMSFIGYDPIKFLGIPEEDKTKNRNGTANGTGLETVEGLRVLAYVGPVFMGIGFFVMIVAVVLYCEIKEKYVCNILPQHNVNVKNVQRDVLYDMIIDEFRKNYFRGIQVPIPKRTAKQKAMEQRYPTLFKALSISTPALIITPEIQRKWRDSCEASPNPSRARRRKYLYDTWLKTSSLPNIRARAGQRQALRHERRHQRRMAFQDRVSKSCDHHDMQSKSVDATKGEDRGSCFDNPAFRTSPTQGKIPPEIQVSPPTSPDTEGVSLTQVSVHVEGSGTPNGRITHSLSCGADDSSLMFSKVAASSKSLTSDIMRFDARGFTLKRTLHPQSCIDLCDDEDTSDKQVLVKLDSAAVQKNLQSQSQPGIARKDKIAMYHKPGPHRTLIGIFRSESCLDRIKRLTKPNSEKDNESLDSFTLSDDILRNFEMAEFSQS, encoded by the coding sequence ATGTTTGTGCCTCGGGCGCATATACACCTCAACAATCCGAATTCTTCTGGCAGGTCATGGTTTTCCCGGAGGCCCTCAAGAAAAAATGTCGTCCAGAGAAAACTTAAATGGTATGAATGTGTGCGCATGCCCTGTTTATGGCCCACTCTTATTGGGACCACCGTGGGAGTTCTCATCTTAATCAGTGGGACGCTTATGAGTTTCATTGGGTACGATCCTATAAAGTTTCTAGGGATTCCTGAAGAGGATAAAACGAAAAACCGGAACGGTACAGCAAACGGTACTGGATTAGAGACTGTCGAAGGTCTGAGGGTGCTGGCTTACGTGGGCCCGGTCTTTATGGGAATAGGGTTCTTTGTGATGATCGTCGCTGTGGTTCTCTACTGTGAAATCAAGGAGAAGTACGTGTGTAACATTCTACCTCAACACAACGTGAACGTCAAAAACGTGCAAAGAGACGTTCTGTACGACATGATCATCGACGAATTCAGGAAAAACTACTTCCGGGGAATTCAGGTTCCTATCCCAAAACGAACAGCGAAACAAAAGGCTATGGAGCAGAGATACCCTACTCTGTTCAAAGCTCTCAGCATCAGTACACCTGCTCTGATCATCACACCAGAAATTCAACGAAAATGGAGAGACAGTTGTGAAGCTTCCCCTAACCCAAGTCGGGCACGAAGGAGGAAATATCTCTATGACACATGGCTTAAAACTTCATCGCTTCCCAATATTCGCGCACGTGCTGGACAACGCCAAGCATTGCGTCATGAAAGACGTCATCAAAGGAGAATGGCATTCCAAGATCGCGTCTCAAAGAGTTGTGATCATCACGATATGCAAAGTAAGTCTGTTGACGCGACCAAAGGCGAGGATCGTGGGTCATGTTTTGACAATCCCGCATTTAGGACTTCTCCAACCCAGGGCAAAATCCCCCCTGAGATTCAAGTGAGTCCCCCCACTTCTCCAGATACCGAGGGGGTCAGTTTGACTCAAGTTTCAGTCCATGTAGAAGGTAGTGGAACTCCAAATGGACGGATTACACATTCATTGTCGTGTGGTGCAGACGACAGTTCTTTGATGTTTTCTAAAGTAGCCGCGTCTTCAAAAAGTTTGACAAGCGACATAATGCGGTTTGACGCGCGTGGCTTTACTCTGAAGAGGACTTTGCACCCCCAGAGTTGCATTGACCTGTGTGATGACGAGGACACCAGTGATAAGCAAGTGTTAGTGAAGCTCGACAGTGCGGCCGTCCAGAAAAATCTCCAAAGCCAATCACAACCGGGCATTGCAAGGAAAGACAAAATAGCCATGTATCATAAACCGGGGCCCCATAGAACTCTGATCGGGATATTTAGGAGCGAGTCGTGCTTAGACCGCATCAAGAGGTTAACGAAGCCAAACAGCGAAAAAGACAACGAATCTTTGGATTCCTTCACTCTCTCTGATGACATTCTCAGGAACTTCGAGATGGCGGAGTTTTCACAAAGCTAG